The following are encoded together in the Arcticibacterium luteifluviistationis genome:
- a CDS encoding MarR family winged helix-turn-helix transcriptional regulator produces the protein MTLEKDIKQTKAFKNPVEKTFVNIMFTNNKICDLQYKMLKKHDLTFQQYNVLRILKGHHPKPITINGIIERMLDKMSNASRLVDKLLQKGYVNREFRADDRRACDVTITKEGLSFLENVNMNMNKEVLSRSALCEEDLEILNTLLDKFRAVYEK, from the coding sequence ATGACATTAGAGAAAGACATAAAGCAAACCAAAGCTTTTAAAAATCCTGTTGAAAAAACTTTTGTAAACATCATGTTTACAAATAACAAGATTTGTGATTTGCAATACAAAATGCTCAAAAAACACGACTTAACATTTCAGCAATACAATGTTTTAAGAATTTTAAAGGGGCATCATCCAAAACCTATTACCATCAATGGCATCATTGAAAGAATGCTAGATAAAATGTCTAACGCGTCTAGATTGGTTGACAAACTGCTTCAAAAAGGGTATGTAAACAGAGAGTTCAGGGCAGATGACCGACGGGCTTGTGATGTTACCATTACAAAAGAAGGACTTAGTTTTTTGGAGAATGTAAATATGAATATGAATAAAGAAGTGCTATCAAGAAGTGCCCTTTGCGAAGAAGACCTAGAAATACTAAATACTTTACTAGATAAATTTAGAGCCGTTTACGAAAAATGA
- the rpmA gene encoding 50S ribosomal protein L27 produces MAHKKGVGSSRNGRESESKRLGVKLFGGQAAIAGNIIVRQRGTPHNPGVNVGLGRDHTLFALKDGVVTFKKGRGGKSFVHVLPAEAAQA; encoded by the coding sequence ATGGCACATAAGAAAGGTGTAGGTAGTTCTCGAAACGGAAGAGAGTCGGAAAGTAAGCGTTTAGGAGTAAAATTATTTGGTGGTCAGGCGGCTATCGCTGGTAACATTATTGTTCGTCAGCGTGGTACTCCTCATAACCCAGGTGTAAATGTAGGTCTTGGTCGTGACCATACCTTATTTGCATTAAAAGACGGTGTTGTGACTTTTAAGAAAGGTCGTGGCGGTAAGTCTTTTGTTCACGTTTTACCTGCTGAAGCAGCTCAAGCGTAA
- a CDS encoding alpha/beta hydrolase family protein yields MKNIQIVLFFAFSLIFFSSCDSDDVQVQENQYLKSVELVGTLEKEAFKETITPILGEQGSAVLLFVQSGIKQYKITYETKDVYGNTILASGAVLLPTDITENLAMASLHHGTLINEADAPSYFKFETETTLASFMASTGIIVGMPDYVGYGASKNIDHPYEHYEGLGEPGADFVQAMIEMVKDEGVNWNEVLMLGGYSEGGYAAMATHKWIEENMANSLKVKVSVCGAGAYNKTATFKKLLNEGGSSELANNRSYIWVLRTYNEIYGLNKPMSYYFKEPYASEIESKGLEAVIETSLKETATDQFKDDVNNGNYPELLAAIAENDIFDWKPNAKVSLYHGTADDYVPFLNSETAFNAMTNKGANVSLSPIEDGTHGSTISSYFLGVLQEFSSNKGSSN; encoded by the coding sequence ATGAAAAATATTCAAATAGTCCTTTTTTTTGCGTTCAGTCTTATCTTTTTCAGCTCTTGCGACTCTGACGATGTCCAAGTCCAAGAAAATCAATACCTGAAAAGTGTAGAGCTTGTTGGCACTTTAGAGAAAGAAGCTTTTAAAGAAACAATTACACCCATATTGGGAGAGCAAGGCTCTGCTGTATTGCTGTTTGTTCAGTCTGGTATAAAGCAATACAAAATCACCTACGAGACTAAAGATGTTTACGGGAATACCATTCTGGCATCAGGGGCTGTACTGCTTCCTACAGACATAACCGAAAACTTAGCCATGGCTAGTCTCCATCATGGTACTTTAATTAATGAAGCCGACGCTCCATCCTATTTTAAATTTGAAACAGAAACTACCTTAGCCTCTTTCATGGCTTCCACAGGAATTATTGTGGGTATGCCTGATTATGTAGGTTATGGTGCGTCTAAGAATATAGATCATCCTTATGAGCATTATGAAGGTTTGGGTGAGCCTGGAGCTGATTTCGTACAAGCCATGATAGAAATGGTGAAAGACGAGGGTGTAAACTGGAATGAGGTTTTAATGCTCGGTGGATATTCAGAGGGTGGTTATGCTGCCATGGCAACTCACAAGTGGATAGAGGAGAATATGGCAAATTCTTTAAAAGTAAAAGTGTCGGTTTGTGGAGCAGGGGCTTATAATAAAACAGCTACGTTTAAAAAGTTGCTAAATGAAGGGGGAAGCTCGGAACTCGCAAATAACCGCTCTTACATCTGGGTTTTAAGAACATATAATGAAATATATGGCCTTAATAAACCCATGTCATATTACTTCAAAGAACCTTATGCCTCAGAAATTGAAAGCAAAGGTTTAGAAGCAGTAATTGAAACGAGTTTAAAAGAAACAGCTACAGACCAGTTTAAAGATGATGTAAACAATGGCAATTACCCTGAGCTATTGGCCGCCATTGCTGAAAATGACATTTTTGACTGGAAACCCAATGCCAAAGTAAGCCTCTATCACGGTACAGCAGATGACTATGTGCCTTTCCTGAATTCTGAAACGGCATTTAATGCCATGACAAATAAAGGTGCAAACGTTTCATTATCACCTATAGAAGATGGCACCCATGGCTCTACTATTTCTAGTTACTTTTTAGGCGTATTACAAGAATTTTCTAGCAACAAAGGCTCTAGTAATTAA
- the rplU gene encoding 50S ribosomal protein L21 produces MYAIVEIAGQQFKVEKGRYIFTNRLEGDSNAELVFDKVLLVDNNGTVTVGAPTVDGAKVKATILEHLKGDKVIVFKKKRRKGYQKSNGHRQYLTKLMISDIVA; encoded by the coding sequence ATGTACGCAATCGTAGAGATCGCAGGCCAGCAATTTAAAGTTGAAAAGGGTCGTTACATCTTCACTAATAGATTAGAAGGTGATTCGAACGCTGAGCTTGTATTTGACAAGGTACTCCTTGTAGATAATAATGGAACTGTTACTGTAGGAGCTCCTACTGTAGATGGTGCTAAAGTAAAAGCTACCATTTTAGAGCACCTTAAAGGTGACAAAGTGATAGTTTTTAAGAAAAAACGTAGAAAAGGTTACCAGAAAAGCAATGGTCATCGTCAATATTTGACGAAATTGATGATCAGTGATATCGTAGCTTAA
- a CDS encoding NifU family protein: MLKRNTMIYTELSPNPNSMKFVLNYELVPDGLSFDYPDMKAALDKEKASPLAADCFQFPFVQRVFMASNFITITKDDETQWEEVLGNFKKFLKIYFDDENPVFTEATIENNTLIVDANDSEAVGKIKAALDQYVRPAVESDGGAINFADFDEESGIVTVVLQGSCSGCPSASVTLKDGIERLLTNMVPEVKQVVAEAL; the protein is encoded by the coding sequence ATGTTGAAAAGAAACACGATGATTTATACGGAATTGAGTCCAAATCCCAATTCTATGAAGTTTGTGCTTAATTATGAGCTAGTTCCTGATGGTTTGTCATTTGACTATCCAGACATGAAGGCGGCTTTGGATAAAGAAAAGGCTTCTCCTTTAGCGGCAGATTGTTTTCAGTTTCCTTTTGTACAACGTGTTTTTATGGCGTCTAACTTTATAACCATTACAAAAGACGATGAAACACAGTGGGAAGAGGTTTTAGGGAACTTTAAGAAGTTTTTGAAAATCTACTTTGACGATGAAAATCCAGTTTTTACGGAAGCTACAATAGAGAATAACACGTTAATTGTTGATGCTAACGATTCTGAAGCAGTTGGTAAAATAAAGGCAGCTTTAGACCAATACGTTCGTCCAGCGGTAGAGTCTGACGGCGGAGCAATAAACTTTGCAGACTTTGACGAAGAGTCGGGCATAGTTACCGTGGTACTTCAAGGTTCTTGCAGCGGTTGCCCTTCAGCCAGCGTAACTTTAAAAGACGGTATTGAGCGTCTTTTAACTAATATGGTTCCTGAAGTAAAGCAAGTAGTAGCAGAAGCTCTTTAA
- a CDS encoding ROK family transcriptional regulator encodes MSSDPLFLSPQSLVDSKKRISFTKILAELYKNGSTSIANLAKELHTSVPSITAMLADLIDNGWVMETGSAKTKSGRRPVFYDLNPNKKSILVIDVNLYETNFIFLNLRNKIDTKTTLKIKIADTKYLTEVCKEIDNLLKINKQTWAVGISAPGLIESKRGINFTHENLNQEGLSFGEVLNSRYSLPVYSINDTRASLLGEHHFGLVKEKMNALLVNLDWGVGLGILHNGVIVEGTDGFAGEIGHVQVTPNGKLCKCGKVGCLETVASASALIARAHEGINDGKATSLLKLKKEIELKDVINAALKGDEFSIDIIYDIGRELGKGLSTAVHLFNPEIIIVDGILKTAGDLIVSTLKQSIQKYCLAPFKQNLAVQVSPLSEEAKVFGTKSFVFQRMMDFYAS; translated from the coding sequence ATGTCCTCAGATCCACTGTTTCTCTCACCTCAATCATTGGTTGATAGTAAGAAGAGAATAAGTTTCACTAAGATTTTAGCAGAGCTTTATAAAAACGGAAGTACATCCATTGCCAATTTGGCAAAAGAACTTCACACTAGCGTACCATCAATAACTGCAATGCTTGCAGACCTTATTGATAACGGATGGGTGATGGAAACCGGCTCGGCCAAAACAAAATCAGGGAGAAGACCCGTCTTCTATGATTTAAACCCCAACAAGAAAAGCATTTTGGTCATAGATGTAAATCTATATGAGACCAATTTCATATTCCTCAACCTCCGGAATAAGATTGATACCAAAACTACTTTAAAAATCAAAATTGCCGATACTAAATACCTCACTGAGGTATGTAAGGAAATTGACAATTTGCTAAAAATAAATAAGCAAACTTGGGCAGTTGGCATTTCAGCACCTGGGCTTATAGAGTCTAAAAGGGGAATTAACTTTACTCATGAGAATCTAAACCAAGAGGGTCTTTCTTTTGGCGAGGTACTTAATTCAAGATATAGTTTACCTGTTTATAGTATAAATGATACGCGAGCATCTTTACTTGGAGAGCACCACTTTGGCCTTGTAAAAGAAAAAATGAATGCTTTACTGGTCAATTTAGACTGGGGAGTAGGTCTTGGTATTTTACATAATGGTGTCATTGTAGAAGGAACCGATGGTTTTGCTGGAGAAATTGGTCATGTGCAAGTTACTCCAAACGGTAAATTGTGTAAATGCGGAAAAGTGGGTTGTTTAGAAACAGTGGCTTCTGCCTCTGCCCTAATCGCTAGAGCCCATGAAGGTATTAACGATGGAAAAGCCACCTCCTTATTAAAGCTAAAAAAAGAGATTGAACTTAAAGATGTCATAAACGCAGCCTTAAAAGGCGACGAATTTAGTATTGACATTATATATGATATTGGCAGAGAGTTAGGCAAAGGACTTTCCACTGCTGTTCATCTTTTTAATCCTGAAATAATTATTGTGGATGGTATCTTGAAAACAGCAGGTGACCTGATAGTTTCAACTTTAAAACAGTCCATTCAGAAGTATTGTTTAGCCCCTTTTAAGCAAAATCTGGCTGTACAAGTCTCACCTTTAAGTGAAGAAGCGAAGGTTTTTGGAACAAAGTCATTTGTTTTTCAAAGGATGATGGATTTTTATGCCAGCTAG
- a CDS encoding Maf family protein has protein sequence MIKLSKHLILGSGSPRRKEILQNAGFEFDVETKPTSEEFDPSQMPEEIPVFLAKQKLAEFGEEYADKIVLCADTVVVLDGEILNKPANESEATEMLKALSGKKHEVITGVAFKTGNVIESFYDTCLVDFEELSDSEIEYYIKTCMPFDKAGAYGIQDFIGMIGVKSLKGSFYTVMGLPIHLVYGKLKRFIVWPTVAD, from the coding sequence ATGATTAAATTATCAAAGCATTTAATACTGGGGTCTGGCTCTCCAAGAAGAAAAGAAATCTTACAAAATGCCGGTTTTGAGTTTGATGTAGAAACAAAACCTACTTCAGAAGAATTTGACCCAAGTCAAATGCCAGAAGAAATTCCTGTGTTTTTGGCGAAGCAAAAACTTGCTGAATTTGGCGAAGAGTATGCTGATAAGATAGTTTTGTGTGCTGATACGGTAGTGGTTTTAGATGGGGAAATACTGAATAAACCTGCTAATGAGTCAGAAGCCACCGAAATGCTGAAAGCACTAAGTGGTAAAAAGCACGAAGTGATTACAGGAGTAGCCTTCAAAACGGGTAATGTTATCGAAAGTTTTTATGATACCTGCCTAGTAGATTTTGAAGAATTATCAGATTCTGAGATTGAATATTATATCAAAACCTGTATGCCATTTGACAAGGCGGGAGCTTATGGTATTCAGGACTTTATAGGAATGATAGGTGTAAAAAGCCTTAAGGGTTCTTTTTATACTGTTATGGGTTTGCCTATTCACCTAGTTTATGGAAAATTGAAAAGATTTATAGTGTGGCCTACCGTGGCTGACTAG
- a CDS encoding lysoplasmalogenase codes for MKLTVLYFALLALNIIGGLFGIQELALVTKPLLMPVLIGLVWLEGSRYSFKWALILALVLSWAGDLFLMFERESFFVFGLGSFLLAHLVYIFIYRKSVKASLLKALPFIGFVGLFCFGVLWNKLSEEMTIPVYIYMLVISTMAYLASCREVNVKSFESVLVGAILFVISDAFIAVNEFVQPVLWPTFWVMSTYGLAQYLIVKGLLKPDLSFGS; via the coding sequence ATGAAATTAACCGTCCTTTATTTCGCTTTACTAGCCCTAAATATTATTGGTGGCTTATTCGGGATTCAGGAACTAGCTTTGGTGACAAAGCCCTTGCTTATGCCTGTTTTAATAGGACTGGTTTGGCTAGAAGGGAGTAGGTACTCTTTCAAATGGGCTTTGATATTGGCACTTGTGTTATCTTGGGCTGGCGATTTATTTTTGATGTTTGAGAGAGAGTCTTTCTTTGTTTTTGGGCTTGGTTCTTTTCTTCTAGCTCATTTGGTCTATATATTTATTTACCGAAAATCAGTTAAAGCGTCATTGCTGAAAGCCCTACCTTTTATAGGTTTTGTGGGTCTGTTTTGTTTTGGCGTATTATGGAATAAGCTTTCAGAAGAAATGACCATTCCAGTTTACATCTATATGTTGGTGATTAGTACTATGGCTTATTTGGCATCTTGTAGAGAGGTAAATGTCAAAAGCTTTGAAAGTGTGCTAGTAGGAGCCATTTTGTTTGTGATTTCAGATGCATTTATTGCGGTAAATGAATTTGTTCAGCCTGTTTTATGGCCTACGTTTTGGGTGATGAGTACTTATGGCTTGGCCCAATATTTAATAGTAAAGGGTTTATTAAAACCAGACTTGAGTTTCGGGTCTTAA
- a CDS encoding 5' nucleotidase, NT5C type has product MPEKKILFLDMDDVMADAGQGILDIYNAHFKTNHTKESLAQNTLWEEEIGANYLSVRNQLHNPGFFRNLAVKDDAIEVVRELNEKYNVYIASAAMEFPNSLKEKHEWLEEHFPFIHWKNMILCGDKSILKGDILIDDHLKNLSVFDGQTLLFDAIHNVKTEGHQRVHNWKEVADVLL; this is encoded by the coding sequence ATGCCCGAAAAGAAGATACTTTTTTTAGATATGGATGATGTAATGGCCGATGCTGGTCAAGGCATCTTAGATATATACAACGCACATTTCAAAACAAATCATACTAAAGAAAGCCTTGCTCAAAACACGCTTTGGGAAGAAGAAATAGGAGCTAATTACCTGTCTGTAAGAAACCAACTGCATAATCCTGGCTTTTTTAGAAATTTGGCTGTTAAAGATGATGCCATTGAGGTGGTACGTGAGCTTAATGAAAAGTATAATGTTTATATAGCTTCGGCTGCCATGGAGTTTCCAAACTCTCTAAAAGAGAAACACGAGTGGTTAGAAGAGCATTTCCCGTTCATTCACTGGAAAAATATGATACTCTGTGGAGATAAGAGTATATTGAAAGGCGATATATTAATTGACGACCATTTGAAAAACTTAAGTGTTTTTGACGGTCAAACTTTACTTTTTGATGCCATTCATAATGTAAAAACAGAAGGACATCAGCGAGTACATAATTGGAAAGAAGTAGCCGACGTTTTACTATAA
- a CDS encoding RNA polymerase sigma factor, whose translation MTEAELVKGCISKNRECQKLLYEKYKTAMFTLAYRLCGDFSEAEDVLQEAFLEVFSGIKNFQMKSTLGAWIKVIVSRKAIGKYRNRVIFDHLDSKAAEREIVWDKQYDGELLQKALLMLPEGFRTVIVLYEIEGYKHHEISEMLGIAVGTSKSQLYHGKKKLKELVLKLDGTQG comes from the coding sequence ATGACCGAAGCCGAACTTGTAAAAGGCTGTATTTCTAAAAATCGCGAATGCCAGAAATTACTTTATGAAAAGTATAAGACGGCTATGTTCACGCTTGCCTACAGGTTATGCGGTGATTTTTCGGAGGCAGAAGATGTGCTTCAAGAGGCTTTTTTAGAGGTTTTCTCTGGCATTAAAAATTTCCAGATGAAAAGTACACTTGGAGCTTGGATTAAGGTGATTGTCAGTAGAAAGGCAATTGGGAAATACCGTAATCGTGTGATTTTTGACCATTTGGATTCTAAAGCAGCGGAAAGAGAAATTGTTTGGGATAAACAGTATGATGGAGAGCTGCTTCAAAAAGCTTTGCTCATGCTTCCAGAAGGTTTTAGAACGGTGATAGTACTTTATGAAATAGAAGGGTATAAACACCATGAAATTAGTGAAATGCTGGGTATAGCGGTAGGTACTTCTAAGTCTCAGCTTTATCACGGGAAAAAGAAATTGAAAGAATTGGTTTTAAAGTTAGATGGAACACAAGGATAA
- a CDS encoding helix-turn-helix domain-containing protein, with product MNNEHIKLIFGLKLKQLRQEKGLSLQDLSSKSGISNSYLNEIEKGKKYPKTDKITALATALETEYDELVSLKMSKKLEPITKLLKSNLLTELPFDFFGVDTAQILELFSSAPAKLSAFINAIFEIGKNYNLTVEKFYFAALRSYQELHQNYFPELENEAARFINEKIDPNEQFIGEQHLIELLGNLYGISIEFFDEEDQPVISNMRSIFRPESKVLMINKRISRNQRAFTMAKELGFQFMSLKERPYTSASIDVKSFEEVLNNYKASYFAGAILIREKLIVQDIENWFGSETWNPDALIEMSERFSATPETLFYRIGNVLPKYFGIDNFLFMRFDALPGSQKYFLTKELHLSKRLGPQENKEEHYCRRWVSISILDHLSSKQEAGKYDKPIVDAQKSFLSNRKEDFFVFSMARPLNILKQLNISVSLGFEVDESLKSKIKFLADKNINRQEVNQTCERCGIFECKERVAAPTLLQKERHEEEIRKVLEKLH from the coding sequence TTGAATAACGAACACATCAAACTAATTTTTGGTCTTAAGCTAAAACAATTAAGGCAAGAAAAAGGACTCTCCCTTCAAGATTTATCTTCTAAATCAGGCATTTCTAATTCTTATTTGAATGAGATAGAGAAAGGTAAAAAATACCCAAAAACTGACAAAATTACCGCATTAGCTACCGCTCTAGAAACGGAATATGATGAACTTGTTTCTTTAAAGATGAGTAAAAAGCTAGAGCCTATTACCAAGCTTTTAAAGTCAAACTTACTTACTGAACTTCCTTTTGACTTCTTTGGAGTTGATACCGCTCAAATTTTAGAACTTTTCTCTTCAGCTCCTGCAAAGCTGAGTGCTTTTATAAATGCCATTTTTGAAATTGGGAAAAACTATAATCTTACTGTTGAGAAATTCTACTTTGCTGCTTTAAGATCGTATCAAGAACTGCATCAAAACTATTTTCCAGAATTAGAAAATGAGGCGGCAAGGTTTATTAATGAAAAAATAGACCCTAACGAACAGTTTATTGGCGAGCAGCACCTTATTGAGCTTTTAGGTAATCTCTATGGCATTAGCATAGAGTTTTTTGACGAAGAAGACCAGCCAGTAATTAGTAATATGCGTTCTATTTTCCGACCTGAAAGCAAGGTTTTGATGATAAACAAACGCATATCTCGAAATCAAAGAGCCTTCACCATGGCAAAGGAACTCGGTTTTCAATTCATGAGCTTAAAAGAGAGACCTTATACAAGTGCGTCTATTGATGTCAAATCTTTTGAGGAAGTATTAAATAACTATAAGGCCTCCTATTTTGCCGGAGCTATCTTAATAAGAGAAAAATTAATAGTACAAGATATTGAAAATTGGTTTGGTTCTGAAACATGGAATCCAGATGCCTTAATAGAAATGTCTGAAAGGTTTTCAGCTACACCAGAAACATTATTCTATAGAATAGGGAACGTACTTCCGAAGTACTTCGGCATTGATAATTTCCTTTTCATGCGTTTTGACGCACTTCCAGGAAGTCAAAAGTATTTTTTAACAAAAGAACTGCACCTTTCTAAAAGATTAGGACCGCAGGAAAACAAAGAAGAACACTATTGCCGCAGATGGGTTTCTATTAGCATACTTGATCACTTGTCAAGTAAACAAGAAGCTGGTAAATACGATAAACCAATAGTGGATGCCCAAAAGTCTTTCTTAAGCAATAGAAAAGAAGATTTCTTTGTGTTTTCAATGGCGAGACCTTTGAATATTCTTAAGCAACTGAATATTTCTGTGAGCCTCGGGTTCGAAGTAGATGAAAGTTTAAAATCTAAGATTAAATTCTTGGCAGATAAAAACATTAACCGCCAAGAAGTTAATCAAACTTGTGAAAGATGTGGCATTTTTGAGTGCAAAGAACGCGTTGCAGCCCCTACTTTGTTACAGAAAGAGCGTCATGAAGAAGAAATTAGAAAAGTGTTAGAGAAGCTCCATTAA
- a CDS encoding Dabb family protein, whose protein sequence is MSSLQKGFVHTVFFWLKEKDNAEHRAGLRAGILKLAENELIATAHVGAPADTNREVIDSTFDFSITFIFKNKADHDEYQIHPKHLVFIDTCAHLWTKVQVYDAEGL, encoded by the coding sequence ATGTCATCATTACAAAAAGGTTTTGTTCACACTGTTTTCTTTTGGCTCAAAGAAAAAGACAATGCTGAACACCGTGCAGGGCTTAGAGCAGGGATTTTGAAATTAGCGGAGAATGAGCTTATCGCTACAGCACACGTGGGAGCACCGGCAGACACGAATAGAGAGGTAATTGATTCTACTTTCGATTTCTCTATTACTTTTATTTTTAAAAATAAGGCAGACCACGACGAATATCAAATTCATCCGAAGCACCTAGTTTTTATAGACACTTGTGCTCATCTATGGACAAAAGTACAAGTCTATGACGCAGAGGGTTTATAA
- a CDS encoding T9SS type A sorting domain-containing protein, whose protein sequence is MIKDDVVIYLNEEDLKVYVKVEMDIETHFQLQDLPGKVLQEAVHDKGLHDFDLTGLKDGNYFVIVSQNGFIRSKKVVIGYQP, encoded by the coding sequence ATGATAAAAGACGACGTAGTAATATATCTTAACGAGGAGGACTTAAAGGTGTATGTGAAGGTGGAAATGGATATTGAAACACATTTTCAACTTCAAGATTTGCCGGGAAAAGTTCTTCAAGAGGCTGTTCACGATAAGGGGTTGCATGATTTTGACCTTACTGGTTTGAAGGATGGAAACTACTTCGTGATAGTTAGTCAAAATGGCTTTATCCGTTCTAAAAAGGTGGTTATAGGCTACCAACCTTGA